One window from the genome of Capillibacterium thermochitinicola encodes:
- a CDS encoding type II toxin-antitoxin system antitoxin SocA domain-containing protein has protein sequence MDKVERLIPIIKKITRNQKPGKKILQKVVYLIQRKGVKLGFAFSIHYYGPYSSELDYAIHRLEMQGVLEIKHEGMTHQISLVENSGLIGEEEIESFEEKEFRLIEDVITKFAAKSAYDLEIITTTDYVAQQLKVNGVPWDQDSLVEGVRKIKGEKFTKEKIEEAIAILQREGYFV, from the coding sequence ATGGATAAGGTTGAGAGGTTAATCCCGATCATCAAGAAAATCACCCGGAACCAAAAGCCCGGCAAGAAAATACTGCAAAAAGTGGTATATTTAATTCAAAGAAAAGGAGTTAAACTGGGTTTTGCTTTTTCCATCCATTATTACGGTCCTTACAGTTCGGAATTGGACTATGCCATTCACCGTCTTGAGATGCAAGGAGTTCTGGAAATAAAGCATGAAGGAATGACTCATCAGATTTCTTTGGTGGAAAACAGTGGTTTAATTGGGGAAGAGGAAATAGAGTCTTTTGAAGAAAAAGAATTCCGCCTGATTGAAGATGTAATCACGAAATTTGCCGCTAAATCCGCTTACGATCTCGAGATAATTACGACCACCGATTATGTGGCGCAGCAGCTTAAAGTTAACGGTGTACCGTGGGACCAAGACAGTCTGGTTGAGGGCGTAAGAAAGATTAAAGGGGAGAAGTTTACTAAAGAAAAAATTGAAGAGGCGATTGCCATTTTGCAAAGGGAAGGCTATTTTGTTTAA
- the glnA gene encoding type I glutamate--ammonia ligase, producing the protein MAGLTKKQILKMAEEQKVKFVRLQFTDILGIVKNVAITVDQLEDALDGKIMFDGSSIEGFVRIQESDMYLKPDYDTYTLFPWSPQGEAVARLICDVYDAEGRPFAGCPRGILRRALAEAEALGYELKVGPEPEFFLFETDEEGYPLVKVHDHAGYFDLAPADRGEEARREIVLALEAMGFKIETSHHEVAPSQHEIDFKYTNALTTADNIVTFRFVTKIIAQRFGLCATFMPKPVYGQNGSGMHLHQSLFRGETNLFYDPENELGLSELALHYIGGILAHAKALAAVTNPCVNSYKRLVPGYEAPVYLSWSAKNRSALIRIPAARGLGTRIELRNPDPTANPYLALAVILKAGLDGIKNKIDPGPQRFNNIFEMTAAERQAAGIESLPGSLREALDYLERDPLLRETLGEHVYTNYLRAKELEWDEYRTQVHDWEIKRYLQVY; encoded by the coding sequence ATGGCTGGTTTGACCAAAAAACAGATTTTAAAGATGGCGGAAGAGCAAAAGGTGAAGTTTGTCCGCTTGCAATTCACCGATATTCTAGGGATCGTCAAAAACGTGGCGATCACCGTCGACCAATTGGAAGATGCGTTGGACGGGAAAATCATGTTTGACGGCTCGTCGATTGAAGGTTTTGTCCGGATTCAAGAATCCGACATGTATTTAAAACCGGATTATGACACTTATACCTTGTTTCCCTGGTCACCGCAGGGGGAGGCGGTCGCCCGGTTGATCTGTGATGTTTATGATGCGGAAGGGCGGCCCTTCGCCGGTTGTCCCCGGGGGATCCTCCGGAGAGCATTGGCCGAAGCGGAAGCCCTGGGGTATGAGCTTAAAGTCGGGCCGGAGCCGGAGTTTTTCCTCTTTGAAACCGACGAGGAGGGCTACCCGCTGGTCAAGGTGCACGATCATGCCGGGTATTTCGACCTGGCCCCGGCCGACCGGGGGGAAGAAGCCCGGCGGGAGATTGTGCTGGCTTTGGAGGCCATGGGCTTCAAGATTGAAACCTCCCATCATGAGGTCGCTCCCAGTCAGCACGAGATTGATTTTAAGTACACAAATGCCCTGACGACGGCCGATAACATTGTCACCTTCCGGTTTGTGACCAAAATCATTGCGCAGCGCTTCGGATTGTGCGCCACCTTTATGCCGAAACCTGTTTACGGCCAGAACGGTTCCGGGATGCACCTTCACCAGTCCTTGTTCCGGGGGGAGACCAATCTGTTCTACGATCCGGAGAATGAGTTGGGCTTGAGCGAGCTCGCCCTCCATTATATCGGGGGAATCCTGGCCCATGCCAAGGCCTTGGCGGCCGTAACCAACCCTTGTGTCAACTCCTATAAACGGCTGGTGCCCGGGTATGAAGCTCCGGTTTATCTTTCCTGGTCGGCCAAGAACCGGAGTGCGCTGATCCGGATCCCGGCCGCCCGGGGACTCGGGACCAGGATCGAGCTGCGCAACCCCGACCCCACGGCCAACCCCTATCTGGCCTTGGCGGTGATCCTCAAAGCCGGCCTGGACGGCATCAAGAACAAGATTGACCCGGGTCCGCAGCGGTTTAATAACATCTTTGAAATGACGGCCGCCGAGCGGCAGGCCGCGGGGATTGAAAGTCTGCCGGGCAGCCTGAGGGAAGCCCTGGATTATCTGGAGCGGGATCCGCTGCTCCGGGAGACCCTCGGCGAGCATGTTTACACCAACTATCTCCGGGCCAAAGAACTGGAATGGGACGAATACCGGACGCAAGTGCACGATTGGGAAATAAAACGGTATTTACAGGTCTATTAA
- the pdxT gene encoding pyridoxal 5'-phosphate synthase glutaminase subunit PdxT, which yields MKIGVLALQGAVREHVWALQACGAETVTVKGREDLAGLDGLVIPGGESTTVGKLLKRFQLWDAVRERAQAGMGIFGTCTGMILLAKGRAGDNEPRLGLIECEVVRNAFGRQVDSFETELAVPVLGEQPFPAVFIRAPYLINPGRQVEVLATLDGKIVLARQGKILAGAFHPELTGDLRLHRYFHDLLRCGED from the coding sequence ATGAAAATAGGTGTCTTGGCCTTACAGGGCGCCGTGCGGGAACATGTCTGGGCGTTACAGGCCTGCGGCGCGGAGACCGTAACGGTTAAAGGAAGGGAAGACCTGGCCGGGCTGGACGGTTTAGTGATCCCCGGTGGTGAAAGCACGACCGTCGGCAAACTGCTGAAACGCTTCCAGTTATGGGACGCCGTCCGTGAACGGGCGCAAGCGGGGATGGGGATCTTCGGGACCTGCACCGGGATGATTCTGCTGGCGAAGGGACGGGCCGGCGACAACGAACCGCGGCTCGGCTTGATCGAATGCGAAGTGGTCAGAAACGCTTTTGGCCGGCAGGTTGACAGTTTCGAAACCGAGCTGGCGGTCCCGGTTTTGGGCGAACAACCCTTTCCGGCCGTGTTTATCCGGGCGCCTTATTTGATCAATCCCGGCCGGCAGGTGGAAGTGCTGGCGACTTTGGACGGGAAGATTGTCCTGGCCCGGCAGGGGAAAATCCTGGCCGGCGCTTTTCACCCGGAATTAACCGGGGACCTCAGACTCCACCGGTATTTTCATGACCTCCTGCGCTGCGGAGAGGACTGA
- the nadE gene encoding NAD(+) synthase yields the protein MDYAAVYEKIVAWLRAAVAAANAKGLVVGISGGVDSAVTAVLCKAACPESTLGLILPIKSDPKDVMDARMVAREYKIPVRVIELSGVFEQLLEEVSGWGGQESSPLAVANLKARLRMTALYYMANEYNYLVVGTGNATELALGYFTKYGDGGVDLLPLGNLAKADVYGLARHLKIPDAIVAKAPSAGLLPGQTDEGELGYSYQALEAVLYGNGGDPAVRAFVEKRREENRHKLTPPPRAPLP from the coding sequence ATGGACTACGCGGCGGTTTACGAAAAAATAGTGGCTTGGCTCCGGGCGGCGGTGGCTGCGGCCAACGCCAAAGGTTTAGTGGTGGGGATAAGCGGCGGGGTTGATTCGGCGGTTACGGCCGTGCTTTGCAAGGCGGCTTGTCCCGAATCGACCCTGGGCTTAATCCTCCCGATTAAGAGTGACCCCAAGGATGTGATGGATGCGCGAATGGTGGCCCGGGAATACAAGATTCCCGTCCGCGTGATTGAGCTTTCCGGTGTCTTCGAACAATTACTGGAGGAAGTGAGCGGTTGGGGAGGGCAGGAAAGTTCCCCCTTGGCCGTGGCCAACCTGAAAGCACGTTTGCGGATGACCGCCTTGTATTATATGGCCAACGAGTATAACTATTTGGTCGTCGGGACCGGCAACGCCACCGAGTTGGCTTTGGGCTATTTTACCAAATACGGGGACGGCGGGGTTGACCTTTTACCGCTGGGCAATCTTGCGAAAGCGGATGTCTACGGACTTGCGCGCCATCTGAAAATACCGGACGCCATTGTTGCCAAAGCGCCCAGCGCCGGCTTGCTGCCCGGGCAAACCGACGAAGGGGAGCTGGGGTATAGTTATCAAGCGTTGGAAGCCGTTTTGTACGGCAACGGCGGGGATCCGGCGGTCCGGGCCTTTGTGGAGAAGCGCCGGGAGGAGAACCGGCACAAACTGACCCCGCCCCCGCGGGCACCGCTCCCTTGA
- a CDS encoding class II glutamine amidotransferase domain-containing protein produces MCGIAGWVDWDLDFTKENRERKQIMARMAAVQAHRGPDAEGEWFTKHAYLVHRRLIVIDPAGGTQPMVKTVQGPCWTGKTG; encoded by the coding sequence ATGTGTGGGATTGCCGGTTGGGTCGACTGGGATCTGGATTTCACCAAGGAAAACAGGGAAAGGAAACAGATTATGGCGCGGATGGCCGCGGTGCAGGCCCACCGGGGTCCCGATGCTGAAGGGGAATGGTTTACCAAACACGCCTATTTGGTCCACCGCCGGTTGATCGTAATTGATCCGGCCGGCGGCACACAGCCAATGGTCAAAACCGTTCAGGGACCCTGCTGGACCGGAAAGACCGGATGA
- a CDS encoding phytoene desaturase family protein, which yields MKVIIVGAGIAGLTAGIYALQSGFDVTIYESHTIPGGASTSWRRKGYLFEGGMHWLTGSSPETPLHKLWREVGALDDSVRIHNRDPFYVFEDNGRRACLYRDLDKLRQHFLAIAPEDWKEIIKLCKDIKKFTKMKMPLLDIKNVKVKEKTILPLSALLGMLPVLPRLPFYTRQTAGEFARRFKSPLLQGLLENIVGAENNASALIFTIATFVSGDGGYPEGGSLGMANRMAKRFAALGGKIQYGKTVSKVPVENGVATGVIVDGEHIPADAVIITQDTRAAIDELFDPPLREPWAEKLRANTKPMLITFIGVGVETDLSGLPENITFVADEPLRCGDLVSPVVSIYNYAGYQGYAPEGCTAITSGILGDSYDFWKACKEKGTYEAEKQKLAEAFIRILNKKIPQTAGKIAVWDVATPLTYERYLHSYKGSWMSILEKGNKMESYPSKPASIKNVYFAGQRLVIPGGLPIAAETGRRAVQYLCRDTDTVFQGKI from the coding sequence GTGAAAGTTATTATCGTCGGCGCGGGCATTGCCGGGCTGACTGCCGGGATTTACGCCTTGCAAAGCGGGTTTGATGTTACGATTTACGAAAGTCATACCATCCCGGGGGGTGCCAGCACCAGTTGGCGCAGGAAGGGCTATTTATTCGAGGGCGGGATGCACTGGCTGACCGGTTCTTCGCCCGAGACTCCCCTTCACAAGCTCTGGCGGGAAGTGGGCGCTTTGGATGACAGTGTCAGGATTCATAACCGTGATCCTTTTTATGTTTTTGAGGACAACGGCCGGCGGGCATGTCTGTACCGGGATCTTGATAAGCTTCGTCAGCATTTTTTGGCGATCGCGCCGGAAGACTGGAAGGAAATTATCAAATTGTGCAAGGATATAAAGAAGTTCACCAAGATGAAGATGCCCCTTTTGGATATCAAGAATGTCAAGGTTAAGGAAAAGACTATTCTTCCTTTATCGGCGCTTTTGGGGATGTTGCCTGTCCTGCCCCGCCTTCCCTTTTATACCAGGCAAACAGCAGGGGAATTTGCCCGGCGGTTTAAAAGTCCGCTTTTACAGGGATTACTGGAAAATATCGTAGGGGCCGAGAACAACGCCAGCGCCTTGATTTTTACCATTGCCACTTTTGTCTCCGGTGACGGCGGTTATCCCGAAGGCGGCTCCCTCGGTATGGCCAACCGGATGGCCAAACGCTTTGCCGCGTTGGGTGGTAAGATTCAATACGGAAAAACGGTAAGCAAAGTACCGGTGGAAAATGGGGTGGCGACCGGCGTCATCGTGGACGGGGAACACATTCCGGCCGATGCGGTGATCATTACCCAGGATACGCGGGCGGCGATCGATGAGTTATTTGATCCTCCGCTGCGTGAACCGTGGGCGGAAAAGCTGCGGGCAAACACCAAACCCATGCTGATCACCTTCATTGGGGTGGGGGTGGAGACGGATTTGTCCGGCCTGCCGGAGAATATAACCTTCGTCGCCGATGAGCCGCTCCGCTGCGGGGATTTGGTCTCCCCGGTTGTTTCCATCTACAATTACGCCGGCTATCAAGGCTATGCTCCGGAAGGATGCACCGCCATCACCTCGGGGATCCTGGGCGACAGCTATGATTTCTGGAAGGCCTGCAAGGAAAAGGGGACTTATGAAGCGGAAAAGCAAAAGCTGGCCGAGGCCTTCATCCGGATCCTGAACAAAAAGATTCCACAGACGGCCGGGAAGATCGCCGTGTGGGATGTGGCCACGCCGCTGACCTATGAACGGTATTTGCATTCCTATAAAGGCTCGTGGATGTCAATCCTGGAAAAGGGGAACAAGATGGAGAGCTATCCTTCCAAACCCGCGAGCATCAAAAATGTCTATTTTGCCGGTCAGCGTCTGGTCATTCCCGGCGGGCTGCCCATTGCGGCGGAAACGGGACGGAGGGCCGTGCAATACTTATGCCGGGATACTGATACGGTCTTTCAAGGCAAGATCTGA
- a CDS encoding class II glutamine amidotransferase: protein METRRDDDQQCYEGQIRIPSGCAVAGFINKAGERVNGRTIAEMMAVMHERSNGLGAGYAAYGIYPEYRKAYAFHVILADDRTREEVTTLLARSFKINEQHEIPVRRTGRYKKAPLLWRYFCTPVRPDRENAIEELILTTTMRINRLAPRASVMSCGQDLGVFKGVGYPEEIAEFYRIDQYRGYSWIGHGRFPTNTPGWWGGAHPFSLGEIAVVHNGELSSYGTNKSVLENFGYELSLRTDTEVLAYAIHHLRRQNLSWPLVAKVLAPPHWTELERMGESQRELYTALRRVYGGLLMNGPFSIIVAFPGGLLALNDRLKLRSLVAGTSGADLYLASEEAAVRQVCPQVEAVWSLPAGEALICQAEEESACHVA, encoded by the coding sequence ATGGAGACGCGGCGCGATGATGATCAGCAATGCTACGAAGGGCAGATCCGGATCCCGTCCGGGTGTGCGGTGGCCGGATTCATCAACAAAGCCGGGGAACGGGTGAACGGCCGGACGATTGCGGAGATGATGGCGGTGATGCACGAACGGAGCAACGGCCTGGGCGCCGGTTATGCCGCCTACGGGATTTACCCGGAATACCGGAAAGCCTATGCATTTCATGTGATCCTGGCGGACGACCGGACCCGGGAAGAGGTGACGACGCTCCTGGCCCGGTCCTTTAAGATCAATGAACAGCATGAAATTCCGGTCAGACGGACCGGACGTTATAAAAAGGCCCCGCTCCTCTGGCGTTATTTTTGTACCCCCGTGCGGCCGGACCGCGAAAACGCCATTGAGGAACTAATATTGACGACGACGATGCGGATAAACCGGCTGGCCCCCCGGGCTTCCGTCATGTCCTGCGGCCAGGACCTGGGGGTCTTTAAAGGGGTCGGGTATCCGGAAGAGATCGCCGAGTTTTACCGGATCGACCAGTACCGGGGGTACAGTTGGATTGGGCACGGCCGTTTCCCGACCAACACCCCCGGCTGGTGGGGCGGGGCCCATCCGTTCAGTCTGGGGGAGATCGCGGTGGTCCATAACGGGGAGTTGTCTTCCTATGGGACCAATAAGAGCGTGCTGGAGAATTTCGGTTACGAGCTGAGCCTGCGGACCGATACGGAAGTGCTGGCTTACGCCATTCACCATTTGCGCCGGCAAAACCTGTCCTGGCCTCTGGTGGCGAAGGTGTTGGCCCCACCCCACTGGACCGAACTGGAACGGATGGGCGAGTCCCAACGGGAGCTTTACACCGCTTTACGCCGGGTTTATGGAGGGCTTTTGATGAACGGGCCTTTCTCAATCATTGTCGCTTTCCCCGGCGGGTTGCTGGCGCTTAACGACCGGTTGAAGCTGCGCTCCCTGGTGGCGGGGACCAGCGGGGCTGACCTCTATTTGGCCAGCGAAGAGGCGGCCGTCCGTCAGGTTTGTCCGCAGGTGGAGGCGGTCTGGTCTTTGCCCGCCGGGGAAGCCTTGATTTGCCAGGCGGAGGAGGAGAGTGCATGCCACGTAGCTTAA
- the pdxS gene encoding pyridoxal 5'-phosphate synthase lyase subunit PdxS, with protein sequence MSDPEIIIRIMEAVTIPVMAKVRIGHFVEAQILEALGVDFIDESEVLTPADDRYHIDKSKFKVPFVCGARNLGEALRRINEGAAMIRTKGEAGTGDIVEAVKHVRIVNAEIAALKSASEEEIQKLAAEMRVPVELVLETKNLGRLPVVNFAAGGVATPADAALMMQLGCDGVFVGSGIFKSENPAARAKAIVDATAGFNDPELLAKLSRGLGGAMRGVAVAGLASGDRMAGRGW encoded by the coding sequence ATGTCCGACCCGGAAATCATTATCCGGATCATGGAGGCGGTGACCATTCCGGTCATGGCCAAAGTGCGGATTGGCCACTTTGTGGAAGCGCAAATCCTGGAGGCCTTGGGGGTTGACTTTATTGACGAAAGTGAAGTCCTGACCCCGGCGGACGACCGGTATCATATTGACAAAAGCAAGTTCAAGGTGCCCTTTGTCTGCGGGGCGCGGAACCTGGGCGAGGCCTTGCGCCGGATTAACGAAGGGGCGGCGATGATCCGGACCAAGGGCGAGGCCGGGACCGGCGACATTGTGGAAGCGGTGAAGCATGTCCGGATCGTAAACGCCGAAATCGCAGCCTTAAAATCGGCTTCGGAGGAAGAAATTCAGAAGTTGGCCGCCGAAATGCGGGTCCCGGTGGAACTGGTTCTGGAAACGAAGAACCTGGGCCGGTTACCGGTGGTCAATTTTGCGGCCGGCGGGGTGGCCACCCCGGCCGACGCGGCCTTGATGATGCAGTTGGGGTGCGACGGCGTCTTTGTCGGTTCCGGGATCTTCAAATCGGAAAATCCGGCGGCCCGCGCCAAAGCAATTGTCGATGCCACGGCCGGTTTTAACGACCCCGAGCTGCTTGCGAAGCTGTCCCGCGGTTTAGGCGGAGCCATGCGCGGGGTGGCGGTGGCCGGGCTGGCGAGCGGGGACCGGATGGCCGGGCGCGGCTGGTAA
- a CDS encoding asparagine synthase-related protein: MSMYTGLEIRVPFCDHRLVEYVYNIPWALKNYHGKRKGILRAALQGLLPEDVRNRPKNPYPKTFHPDFFEASRQLILDLLGKPGAPLFHLVDPSALRQLAAHPEEMSKPWFGQLMRLPQLFIYLVQLNMWLEKYRVRLRV; this comes from the coding sequence ATGAGCATGTACACCGGGCTGGAGATCCGGGTGCCCTTCTGCGACCACCGCCTGGTCGAATATGTCTACAACATCCCCTGGGCCTTAAAGAACTACCACGGAAAACGCAAAGGGATTCTCCGGGCCGCCCTCCAAGGACTGCTCCCCGAAGACGTCCGCAACCGCCCGAAAAACCCCTATCCAAAGACCTTTCACCCGGACTTTTTTGAGGCCAGCCGGCAACTAATCCTGGACCTGCTGGGCAAGCCCGGCGCTCCCCTGTTCCACCTGGTGGACCCCTCTGCCCTACGGCAACTCGCCGCGCACCCGGAAGAGATGAGTAAACCCTGGTTCGGCCAGCTGATGCGCCTCCCGCAACTCTTTATCTATCTGGTGCAGTTAAATATGTGGCTGGAAAAATATCGTGTCAGATTAAGGGTATAA